The following proteins are encoded in a genomic region of Helicobacter macacae MIT 99-5501:
- a CDS encoding DUF2972 domain-containing protein — MNKIIFKYCSKYLLMQTKMYCKYIVIHIKYKIYRIFKPKSANKIIKYQRRCDEIPKNITILKKQLNFILLQMKQQSKIWFSSREFKEKYINANHPYLPLLNPNNLDYEYIPADLAWELNLPLPPKYNLIIISGSNMGHNALLDFFQKCGAKRGQDHLPKDLKQIYTSFYDFLVNPANADDFKILPFVQYSYLDYTPDEFKRYCEFFTNELPILVQVRDPFIKLLLVNDFNFKPNKPRNFTLNDNLPEILDRFEYVFGLDLEVGLNELITPYNLRQSTAINGLQKSKIDFIDTDNELMPNNAYETMKKLAKKYKLKEPQDRAFFEGIMEQDIFGLVPLTLNLSRQDACKYLGRESEIVRGSKGVNILITIYQLMQDIGYIDISNEIWGSNWLYKGSDIRLYVKKGEYEFFDEIIKQAAIKYFEYFKIEFMKRVELEIQKRFTPTDILNYLKKDKTLAQKLKNLLDKELECVKQMRPDIVESWEYYRKFESMF, encoded by the coding sequence ATGAACAAAATCATATTTAAATATTGTTCTAAATATCTTTTAATGCAAACAAAAATGTATTGTAAATACATAGTAATACACATTAAGTATAAGATATATAGGATTTTCAAACCTAAATCAGCGAATAAAATTATCAAATATCAAAGACGATGCGATGAAATTCCAAAAAATATTACTATATTAAAAAAGCAACTTAACTTTATTCTTTTGCAAATGAAACAGCAAAGCAAAATTTGGTTTAGCTCAAGAGAATTTAAAGAAAAGTATATCAATGCAAATCATCCTTATCTGCCTTTGCTTAATCCTAATAACCTAGATTATGAATATATCCCTGCAGATTTGGCTTGGGAGTTGAATCTTCCTTTGCCACCAAAATATAATTTAATCATTATTTCAGGTTCTAATATGGGGCATAACGCGCTTTTAGATTTTTTTCAAAAATGTGGAGCAAAGCGTGGGCAAGACCATTTGCCAAAAGATTTGAAGCAAATCTATACAAGTTTTTATGATTTTTTAGTCAATCCAGCCAATGCTGATGATTTTAAAATTTTGCCTTTTGTCCAATACTCTTATTTGGACTATACGCCAGATGAATTCAAGCGATATTGTGAATTTTTTACGAACGAATTGCCTATTTTGGTGCAAGTAAGAGACCCATTTATCAAGCTTTTACTTGTTAATGATTTTAACTTTAAACCAAACAAACCTAGAAATTTTACATTAAACGATAATTTACCAGAAATTTTAGATAGGTTTGAGTATGTGTTTGGTTTGGACTTGGAGGTAGGTTTAAATGAACTTATCACGCCATACAATCTTCGCCAAAGCACTGCCATAAATGGACTTCAAAAGTCAAAAATCGATTTTATAGATACGGACAATGAACTTATGCCAAATAATGCTTACGAGACTATGAAAAAACTTGCCAAAAAATACAAACTCAAAGAGCCACAAGATAGGGCATTTTTTGAGGGTATTATGGAGCAAGACATTTTTGGGTTAGTGCCACTTACTCTCAATCTCTCACGCCAAGATGCTTGTAAATATCTTGGGAGAGAATCAGAAATTGTGAGAGGGAGTAAAGGTGTAAATATCCTTATCACTATATATCAGTTAATGCAAGATATAGGTTATATAGATATAAGCAATGAAATTTGGGGTTCAAATTGGCTTTATAAAGGTAGCGACATACGCCTTTATGTCAAAAAAGGTGAATACGAATTTTTTGATGAGATTATAAAACAAGCAGCGATTAAGTATTTTGAGTATTTTAAAATAGAGTTTATGAAGCGAGTCGAGCTAGAAATACAAAAAAGATTTACCCCAACTGATATTTTAAACTATCTTAAAAAGGACAAAACATTAGCACAAAAGCTTAAAAATCTCTTAGACAAAGAATTGGAGTGTGTCAAACAAATGCGCCCTGATATAGTGGAGTCTTGGGAGTATTATAGGAAGTTTGAGTCTATGTTTTAA
- a CDS encoding glycosyltransferase family 2 protein, whose amino-acid sequence MTKKAYKLCVLMPSYNKGSYIKEAIESVLTQNTNFDFQLIITDDASTDETLDIVQEFQKAHSHRITLLTSKQNQGLLSNIIKAYKEMNCEYFCVLDPDDYYTDMYFLQKAVDFLDNNKDFSIYASGVMIINADNTQHKRENIKEDFVDCDFDDMLKDKAVLGHTTGSIFRNNYINDEVIRFLESKCANGDTYKEVAYREDDFRNRVHLTMGKSHFVNEIVGVYRYVANGLYFGANRLRQINLGVRAYLDMYDYFGRKNLEWIDLATNRLFAIDIEMLKQYADIKDVIELTHILHRISTFKQFEKNLKLYLDKDELKIKKLSLRYKLLYKIYKYLDKKIRRKVNTTSIT is encoded by the coding sequence ATGACAAAAAAAGCATATAAACTTTGCGTTCTGATGCCTTCATATAACAAAGGTTCATACATAAAAGAAGCTATTGAGTCTGTTTTGACTCAAAATACAAATTTTGATTTTCAGCTTATTATCACAGATGATGCTTCTACCGATGAGACATTAGACATAGTGCAAGAATTTCAAAAAGCACATTCACATAGAATCACATTACTTACTTCAAAACAAAATCAAGGCTTGTTGTCCAATATTATCAAAGCTTACAAAGAAATGAATTGTGAATACTTTTGCGTCTTAGACCCTGATGATTATTATACGGATATGTATTTTTTGCAAAAAGCAGTTGATTTTTTGGATAACAATAAAGATTTTAGCATTTATGCTAGTGGCGTAATGATTATAAATGCTGATAATACACAACATAAAAGAGAAAATATAAAAGAGGACTTTGTGGATTGTGATTTTGATGATATGCTAAAAGATAAAGCTGTCTTAGGACACACGACAGGTTCTATTTTTAGAAACAACTATATCAACGATGAAGTTATACGATTTTTGGAGTCCAAATGCGCAAATGGGGATACATATAAAGAAGTTGCGTATAGAGAGGATGATTTTCGCAATAGAGTTCATTTAACAATGGGAAAATCTCATTTTGTCAATGAAATTGTAGGAGTATATAGATATGTTGCAAACGGACTTTACTTTGGTGCCAATAGGCTTAGACAAATCAATTTAGGAGTTCGTGCTTATCTTGATATGTATGATTATTTTGGGAGAAAAAATTTAGAGTGGATTGATTTGGCTACAAATAGGTTATTTGCTATTGACATAGAAATGCTTAAACAATACGCTGATATTAAAGATGTTATAGAACTAACTCATATTTTACATAGAATATCAACCTTTAAGCAATTTGAAAAAAACCTAAAACTCTATTTAGATAAAGATGAATTAAAAATTAAAAAACTATCCTTACGATACAAGCTATTATATAAAATTTATAAATATCTTGACAAAAAAATAAGACGCAAAGTAAACACAACTAGCATTACCTAA
- a CDS encoding TDP-N-acetylfucosamine:lipid II N-acetylfucosaminyltransferase, whose protein sequence is MEVKFIQRLITKYKEKRKAKGINKIIKRYRFIHIMFNDKFCKPFVDFLNRNFDAKEHLVLCKRWFDEFPFPQGENVIEIKMFRYLNFKRVEKVFFHSLFDHESIKYLYKHKDILKEKAYWQIWGGDLYNAPRDEKNDFVRENFRGYITDVDGDRTVLEKRYATRKNKKFYHATYTFPVTLDMIDKAKNSLKKRNATIIQINNSCDDSTLEMLDILSKFRDENIIIKTILSYAKLEFKEQIIDKGNAIFGDKFEFIETILSPQEYAKYVSENDVLVYNQNRQQGLGNSFLALAFGTKLYIRSEISTYDYLISNGNKVFDSTKIAQMGFAEFIAIDKETKQNNIQNSSKFFSDEYAKNLFEKVFNDSLEYWQNRAKKHGKHSVYNMAHPLNELESVDKYQEQIYSNVLKKHLDDNGGGQKLVALDFGCGPGRFEPMLSKIAHKVYATDPISTLIELAPKIDNVEYLLLGENEKIALPSDSVDLVFVSLALGGIVDKSQLKMAIDELKRVAKQNALFFIVENTAKQDNQKYWHYKSAEDYASLFKPIELKLETTYEDINEEISIMVGR, encoded by the coding sequence ATGGAAGTAAAATTTATACAACGATTGATAACAAAATATAAGGAAAAAAGAAAAGCAAAAGGGATAAATAAAATCATAAAGCGATACAGGTTTATCCACATAATGTTTAATGACAAATTTTGCAAGCCTTTTGTGGATTTTTTAAATAGAAATTTTGACGCAAAAGAGCATTTAGTCCTTTGCAAAAGGTGGTTTGATGAATTTCCTTTCCCGCAAGGAGAGAATGTCATAGAAATTAAAATGTTTCGATATTTAAATTTTAAAAGGGTCGAAAAAGTATTTTTTCACTCTTTATTTGACCACGAATCCATAAAATACCTCTACAAGCATAAAGATATTTTAAAAGAAAAAGCCTATTGGCAAATTTGGGGTGGAGATTTGTATAATGCGCCACGAGATGAGAAAAATGACTTTGTAAGAGAAAATTTTAGGGGCTATATTACCGATGTGGATGGCGACAGAACTGTATTAGAAAAACGCTATGCGACTAGAAAAAATAAAAAATTTTATCACGCAACATATACCTTTCCTGTAACGCTAGATATGATAGATAAAGCCAAAAATTCACTCAAAAAACGAAACGCCACCATTATCCAAATCAACAATTCTTGCGATGACTCTACCCTAGAAATGCTTGACATACTATCAAAATTTAGAGATGAAAATATCATCATAAAAACGATTTTATCCTATGCCAAACTTGAATTTAAAGAACAAATCATTGATAAAGGCAATGCCATCTTTGGTGATAAGTTTGAATTCATTGAGACGATTTTATCGCCACAAGAATATGCTAAATATGTCAGCGAAAACGATGTGCTGGTGTATAATCAAAATCGCCAGCAAGGCTTGGGCAACTCTTTCCTAGCCCTAGCATTTGGAACAAAGCTCTACATCCGCTCTGAAATCAGCACTTATGACTATCTCATCTCAAATGGAAACAAAGTCTTTGACAGCACCAAAATAGCACAAATGGGCTTTGCAGAATTTATCGCTATTGATAAAGAGACGAAGCAAAACAATATTCAAAATTCATCAAAATTTTTTAGCGACGAATATGCAAAAAATTTATTTGAGAAAGTGTTTAATGATTCATTGGAGTATTGGCAAAATCGTGCTAAAAAGCACGGTAAACACTCTGTGTATAATATGGCACACCCACTAAATGAGCTAGAATCTGTCGATAAATATCAAGAACAGATTTACTCAAATGTGCTTAAAAAGCATTTAGATGACAATGGGGGGGGGCAGAAGCTAGTGGCTTTAGATTTTGGATGCGGACCGGGGAGATTTGAGCCTATGCTTTCAAAGATAGCACACAAAGTCTATGCGACTGACCCCATATCTACGCTCATAGAACTTGCACCAAAGATAGATAATGTGGAATATCTATTGCTTGGCGAAAATGAAAAGATAGCCTTGCCTAGCGATAGCGTGGATTTGGTTTTTGTAAGCCTTGCACTTGGTGGTATAGTCGATAAGTCGCAGCTAAAAATGGCAATAGATGAGCTAAAACGAGTGGCAAAGCAAAACGCGCTGTTCTTCATAGTGGAAAATACCGCAAAGCAAGATAATCAAAAGTATTGGCATTATAAAAGTGCGGAGGATTATGCAAGTCTATTTAAGCCAATAGAGCTAAAACTAGAAACGACCTATGAGGACATAAATGAAGAGATTAGCATAATGGTGGGGAGATGA
- a CDS encoding glycosyltransferase family 2 protein, producing the protein MSDLCSPTDKDIALFSLENVKLACLMPTYNKQDTLAKAIESVMMQKADFAYKLVILDDCSSDDSYAIAQEYKKRYPDKIEIVRNETNLKLLKSITNGYSLLKGVDYFCVLDADDYYIYDKKFADAVAFLESHKNYVIYMSNVILLKNNVKMPYHRINQDFIDFDWNDYIMDKGILMQTGGMVYRNIYFKYGINEAFLIGTKQDYGYALRCDAFMLPYHLSSGKAHFVNNLESVYNYNKCGIWSGLQSFEQNLLQALLYIALSDFFPKSKDFFLKKTKRLYDLAIEELRHIDEHIITKNKDLIFYIYSQTYLSNNPIFYNKDLEKLDLSIVQQIFSIKNTPNKRYKVLTILGIKIKFQMKAK; encoded by the coding sequence GTGTCTGATTTATGTAGCCCCACAGATAAGGATATTGCTTTGTTTAGCTTAGAAAATGTCAAATTAGCCTGTCTAATGCCAACTTACAATAAGCAAGATACTCTTGCCAAAGCGATAGAATCAGTAATGATGCAAAAGGCAGATTTTGCCTATAAGCTCGTTATTTTAGATGATTGCTCAAGCGATGATTCTTATGCTATTGCACAAGAATATAAAAAGCGTTATCCAGACAAAATCGAAATCGTGCGCAATGAAACAAATCTAAAATTGCTAAAAAGCATCACAAATGGATATTCGCTATTAAAAGGCGTTGATTATTTTTGTGTGCTTGACGCTGATGACTATTATATTTATGACAAAAAATTTGCCGATGCGGTGGCTTTTTTGGAATCGCATAAAAACTATGTGATATATATGTCAAATGTTATATTACTTAAAAATAATGTCAAAATGCCTTACCACAGAATTAACCAAGACTTTATTGACTTCGATTGGAATGATTATATAATGGATAAAGGTATTCTTATGCAGACAGGTGGTATGGTTTATAGAAACATATATTTCAAGTATGGAATAAATGAAGCGTTTTTGATAGGAACAAAGCAAGATTATGGATATGCTTTACGTTGTGATGCCTTTATGCTTCCATACCATCTGAGTAGTGGTAAAGCGCATTTTGTTAATAATTTAGAGAGTGTTTATAACTACAATAAATGTGGAATTTGGTCTGGCTTACAGTCTTTTGAACAAAACTTGTTGCAAGCCTTGTTATATATCGCCTTATCTGACTTTTTTCCTAAAAGCAAAGACTTTTTCTTAAAAAAAACTAAAAGATTATATGATTTAGCAATAGAAGAACTTAGACACATCGATGAACATATAATCACAAAAAATAAAGATTTGATTTTTTATATCTATTCACAAACCTACCTCAGCAACAATCCAATCTTTTACAATAAAGACTTAGAAAAATTGGATCTTTCCATTGTGCAGCAAATTTTTTCAATAAAAAATACACCAAATAAACGCTACAAAGTTTTGACTATTTTGGGGATAAAGATTAAATTTCAAATGAAAGCCAAATGA
- a CDS encoding ATP-grasp fold amidoligase family protein: MPNTQDTQTKPQSAFQRFKAPIRKSLIYKVIFHPIRSIKNRETLFMTDDERFLYLRHKDIFGYKADFKNPKTFNEKIIHRILYDRNPIYTYLADKLKARIYIANKLQGFTQDNIGIREREREQRNLNLAESKDNLRDSKQNNNSNISDDSNSSNSIDSNTLQTLQQPIDSLSSKLFDTNACEFLPKLYGIWKSVDDIDFDKLPNSFVLKTNHDCGGVVLVPNKQDFLANKDNFNKEMQKLRKHLARNYYEFVKEYHYKDIEPRVFAEELLLQDNADPTTYKFHIFKGNEAHNFIQVTTERFSDNYQRAIMDYEWNLTPFGLAYDNSKVKKIPSIPTTLQSMINIAHILANPFNYVRVDLYNIDCGNGAFAPFVGELTWTPMGGVDKFVPIEYDKIIGNLWHIKDS, translated from the coding sequence ATGCCAAACACACAAGATACACAAACTAAGCCACAAAGTGCGTTTCAAAGATTCAAAGCCCCTATTCGCAAATCTTTAATATATAAGGTCATATTTCACCCTATTCGTTCAATAAAAAATAGAGAAACACTATTTATGACAGATGATGAAAGATTTTTGTATTTAAGGCATAAAGATATATTTGGATATAAAGCTGATTTTAAGAATCCAAAAACTTTTAATGAAAAAATCATTCATCGAATCTTATATGATAGAAATCCTATCTATACTTATTTGGCAGATAAACTAAAAGCTAGAATCTATATAGCAAATAAACTACAAGGATTCACACAGGATAATATAGGCATAAGAGAGAGAGAGAGAGAACAGCGTAACCTAAATTTAGCTGAATCTAAGGATAATTTAAGGGATTCAAAGCAAAATAACAATTCAAATATTTCAGACGATTCAAACAGCTCAAATTCTATTGATTCAAACACACTCCAAACTTTACAACAACCCATTGATTCCCTTTCATCTAAACTCTTTGATACAAATGCTTGTGAATTTCTACCCAAACTTTATGGTATTTGGAAAAGTGTAGATGATATAGACTTTGATAAATTACCCAATTCTTTTGTATTAAAGACAAATCACGATTGTGGTGGCGTGGTGCTAGTGCCAAATAAGCAAGATTTTTTAGCAAATAAAGATAATTTTAATAAAGAAATGCAAAAGCTAAGAAAACATTTAGCTAGAAATTATTATGAATTTGTTAAAGAATACCACTACAAAGACATTGAGCCTAGAGTATTTGCGGAGGAGTTGCTATTGCAAGATAATGCCGACCCTACGACTTATAAATTCCATATTTTTAAGGGCAACGAAGCGCATAATTTTATCCAAGTAACCACCGAGCGATTTAGCGATAACTATCAACGCGCTATTATGGACTATGAGTGGAATCTCACTCCATTTGGACTTGCTTATGATAATAGTAAGGTAAAAAAGATTCCAAGCATTCCCACCACGCTTCAATCAATGATAAACATTGCTCATATTTTGGCGAATCCTTTCAACTATGTTAGGGTGGATTTATATAATATTGATTGTGGCAATGGTGCGTTTGCGCCTTTTGTGGGAGAGCTGACTTGGACGCCTATGGGAGGCGTGGATAAATTTGTCCCCATAGAATACGACAAAATCATTGGCAACTTGTGGCATATAAAGGATTCATAA
- a CDS encoding pyridoxal phosphate-dependent aminotransferase, whose protein sequence is MLTIQEREIAQKMQTLKNASGSHSPSIFTIAKEIPQIHIDIDACFLSNPYATSLFMDYIQKELIDSKKLRDILEFYPSQNAIISQYLSQSLDIEQDCIFVSNGAIEAIQAILHNFASNKIIVNIPTFSSYYEFVTPQTQVIYYDLPKENDYKLCIESYIDFVKKHKPQSVIIINPNNPNGDYLPLDSMREILRNLAEVENVIIDESFIHFAFENADFTPISYIALFKEFHNVILLKSMSKDFGIAGIRAGYAIMQKSKIDKLLKNGYLWNSNGLSEYFFRIYGTKDFRDKYEIVRKKYIAQTQQFFNDLAKIQGLKVYPSKANFALLELVNGVKSSDFVIKMLLKYGIYTRTCNDKIGLNGEFVRLASRTKEENSVILNSLKDLFGGINKAR, encoded by the coding sequence ATGCTAACAATACAAGAACGCGAAATAGCGCAAAAAATGCAAACCTTAAAAAACGCTTCTGGCTCACATAGTCCTAGTATTTTTACTATTGCGAAAGAAATACCACAAATTCACATAGATATTGATGCGTGTTTTTTATCAAATCCTTATGCGACAAGTTTGTTTATGGATTATATACAAAAAGAACTTATTGATTCAAAGAAATTGCGTGACATATTAGAATTTTATCCATCGCAAAATGCGATAATATCTCAATATTTATCGCAATCTTTAGATATAGAACAAGATTGTATTTTTGTTTCAAATGGTGCGATAGAAGCGATTCAAGCGATTTTGCATAATTTTGCAAGCAATAAAATTATCGTGAATATCCCCACTTTTTCATCATATTATGAATTTGTAACACCACAAACACAAGTTATTTATTATGATTTACCTAAAGAGAATGATTATAAATTGTGCATTGAATCTTATATTGATTTTGTCAAAAAACATAAGCCACAAAGCGTAATTATTATAAACCCAAATAATCCAAATGGGGATTATTTGCCACTAGATTCTATGCGTGAGATTTTGCGAAATCTAGCGGAGGTTGAAAATGTGATAATTGATGAAAGTTTTATACATTTTGCGTTTGAAAATGCTGATTTTACGCCTATTTCTTATATTGCACTATTTAAGGAATTTCATAATGTGATTTTGCTAAAAAGTATGTCAAAAGATTTTGGCATTGCTGGGATTCGCGCAGGATACGCCATAATGCAAAAATCAAAAATTGACAAATTGCTAAAGAATGGCTATTTGTGGAATTCTAATGGATTAAGTGAGTATTTTTTTAGAATCTATGGAACAAAAGATTTTAGAGATAAATACGAAATTGTGCGTAAAAAATATATAGCTCAAACACAACAATTTTTCAACGATTTGGCAAAGATTCAAGGATTAAAAGTATATCCTTCAAAGGCAAATTTTGCACTTTTAGAGTTGGTGAATGGAGTTAAGAGTAGCGATTTTGTAATCAAAATGCTATTAAAGTATGGAATCTACACTAGAACTTGCAATGATAAAATAGGACTAAATGGTGAATTTGTGCGACTTGCAAGTCGCACAAAAGAGGAAAATAGCGTGATATTAAACTCTTTAAAAGATTTATTTGGAGGGATAAATAAAGCAAGATAA
- a CDS encoding HAD-IB family hydrolase → MNKKTLAIFDFCETLVSIQSIPPFLSLAQQHNPHIAKQYKKPRGLKKIYHRLARSVYKRTKLPFLKKYMPNDTKPVHFEALRGLEVEVAENLAKDYVQNELLKRVNQKIINKLEWHKAQGHTIAIVSGGLEIYIKYFADYFGIPRENIIAIEIESNGGILTGNMNGIHTMEHRKLYKLVERINLSEFDLQKSYFYSDCPSDIPLLSFVGNPVVVECGKDTLWAKILGYEIM, encoded by the coding sequence ATGAATAAAAAAACTCTAGCCATTTTTGATTTTTGCGAGACGCTTGTATCCATACAAAGCATTCCGCCGTTTCTATCTCTAGCTCAACAGCACAATCCACACATTGCAAAGCAATATAAAAAACCGCGTGGATTAAAGAAAATATATCATAGATTAGCTAGAAGCGTGTATAAGCGCACAAAATTACCATTTCTTAAAAAATATATGCCAAATGATACTAAACCTGTGCATTTTGAAGCATTAAGAGGATTAGAAGTAGAAGTAGCTGAAAATCTAGCAAAAGATTATGTCCAAAATGAACTTTTAAAGAGAGTAAATCAAAAGATAATAAATAAATTAGAATGGCATAAGGCGCAAGGACATACAATCGCTATCGTCTCTGGCGGACTTGAAATATATATAAAATATTTTGCGGATTATTTTGGGATTCCAAGAGAAAATATCATCGCTATTGAGATTGAATCTAATGGCGGAATCCTAACAGGCAATATGAATGGAATCCACACAATGGAACATAGAAAGCTATATAAGCTAGTAGAGCGAATCAATTTAAGCGAGTTTGATTTGCAAAAAAGCTATTTTTATAGCGATTGTCCTAGTGATATACCGCTACTATCATTTGTGGGCAATCCTGTGGTGGTAGAATGTGGTAAAGATACATTATGGGCAAAAATCTTGGGATATGAGATTATGTGA
- a CDS encoding beta-ketoacyl-ACP synthase II, producing the protein MRRVVVTGIGMINAVGLDKAQSFKSIIEGRCGVRLIQSFDASDFPVKIAAEIEGFDPEEVLDPREVKKADRFIQLALKASKEAMRESGLLNSDGKVDENLAERFGVSSGAGIGGLANIEKNSIACFDKGPRRISAFFIPSALVNMLGGFTSIEFGIKGPNLASVTACAAGTHAISEATKTIMLNGADRMLVIGAESTICPVGIGGFAAMKALSERNDEPQKASRPFDRDRNGFVMGEGAGALVLEEYESAKARGAKIYAEVAGFGESGDANHITTPAPEGEGAYRAMKAALSMASTWAQSNGGTDTIKVGYVNAHGTSTAYNDLYETMALKKVFGGKDSVPPVSSTKGQIGHCLGGAGAIEAVISIMAMNEGVLPPTINQENKDPQCDLDYIPNVAREAKIQAVMSNSFGFGGTNGVVIFAKV; encoded by the coding sequence ATGCGGCGCGTAGTTGTAACGGGCATTGGTATGATAAATGCGGTAGGACTTGATAAGGCGCAATCTTTTAAGTCTATCATTGAGGGTAGATGTGGCGTAAGGCTGATTCAAAGCTTTGATGCGAGCGATTTCCCCGTCAAAATCGCAGCTGAAATTGAGGGCTTTGACCCTGAAGAAGTCCTAGACCCTAGAGAAGTAAAAAAAGCAGATAGGTTTATCCAGCTCGCTCTAAAAGCCTCCAAAGAAGCGATGAGAGAAAGCGGACTGCTAAATAGCGATGGCAAAGTCGATGAGAATCTAGCTGAACGATTTGGTGTAAGCTCGGGTGCTGGGATTGGCGGACTTGCAAATATTGAGAAAAATTCTATCGCTTGCTTTGATAAAGGACCTAGACGAATTAGCGCGTTTTTTATCCCATCTGCACTTGTGAATATGCTAGGTGGCTTCACCTCCATAGAATTTGGGATAAAAGGACCAAATCTAGCGAGTGTAACAGCTTGTGCAGCAGGCACTCACGCCATAAGTGAAGCTACAAAAACGATAATGCTAAATGGTGCAGATAGGATGCTAGTCATCGGTGCAGAATCTACGATTTGTCCTGTGGGGATTGGTGGTTTTGCCGCGATGAAAGCACTTAGCGAGCGCAATGATGAACCACAAAAAGCCTCTCGTCCATTTGATAGAGATAGAAATGGCTTTGTGATGGGAGAGGGTGCAGGAGCTCTAGTGCTAGAAGAATACGAAAGTGCGAAAGCAAGAGGAGCGAAAATCTACGCTGAAGTAGCAGGATTTGGCGAGAGCGGAGATGCAAATCATATCACTACCCCAGCTCCAGAGGGAGAGGGCGCATATAGAGCGATGAAAGCCGCACTATCTATGGCTAGCACTTGGGCGCAATCAAACGGAGGAACAGACACTATCAAGGTGGGCTATGTAAATGCGCACGGCACAAGCACAGCATATAATGACTTATATGAGACAATGGCACTAAAAAAGGTATTTGGCGGAAAAGATAGTGTGCCACCTGTAAGCTCGACAAAGGGACAGATAGGGCATTGTCTAGGTGGAGCAGGAGCGATAGAAGCAGTAATCTCAATAATGGCTATGAATGAGGGAGTGCTACCCCCCACAATCAACCAAGAAAACAAAGACCCACAGTGTGATTTGGACTATATACCAAATGTCGCAAGAGAAGCAAAAATCCAAGCAGTTATGAGCAATTCATTTGGCTTTGGTGGGACAAATGGCGTAGTGATTTTTGCAAAGGTATAA
- the acpP gene encoding acyl carrier protein: MALFDEVKETIVKELSVEADKVTAEAEFVKDLNADSLDVVELIMALEEKFGVEIPDEEAGKIVKVGDVVAFIEANKK; encoded by the coding sequence ATGGCTTTATTTGATGAAGTAAAGGAAACAATCGTAAAGGAACTAAGTGTCGAGGCTGACAAAGTAACTGCTGAAGCAGAATTTGTCAAAGACCTAAACGCAGATTCTCTTGATGTTGTCGAGCTTATAATGGCTTTGGAAGAAAAATTTGGCGTGGAAATCCCTGATGAAGAAGCAGGCAAAATTGTAAAAGTAGGCGATGTTGTGGCATTCATCGAAGCAAACAAAAAATAG
- the fabG gene encoding 3-oxoacyl-ACP reductase FabG, with protein sequence MKFSGKNVLITGASRSIGAQIARTLAGYGLKVWINYRSKPEVADELKAQIESSGGKAAVIEFDVTNEEAFCAAISAILQSDGELSYLVNNAGITNDKLAMRMKTDEFISVIDANLKSSFIGSREALKIMSKQRFGAVVNIASIIGERGNAGQTNYAASKGGMIAMSKSFAYEGAPRNVRFNCVTPGFIATDMTESLSEEVKEGYKKNIPLARFGQSSEVAEAVAFLLSDSASYITGEVLKVNGGLYM encoded by the coding sequence ATGAAATTTAGCGGAAAAAATGTGCTTATCACAGGAGCATCACGAAGTATCGGAGCGCAAATCGCTCGCACACTTGCAGGCTATGGACTAAAAGTGTGGATAAACTACCGAAGCAAGCCCGAAGTGGCAGATGAGCTAAAAGCGCAAATAGAATCTAGTGGTGGCAAGGCAGCAGTGATTGAATTTGATGTAACGAACGAAGAAGCATTTTGTGCTGCAATCTCTGCGATACTTCAAAGCGATGGCGAGCTAAGCTACCTCGTAAATAACGCTGGAATCACCAATGACAAGCTAGCGATGCGAATGAAAACAGATGAGTTTATAAGCGTGATTGATGCAAATCTAAAATCTAGCTTCATAGGCTCAAGAGAAGCCCTAAAAATAATGAGTAAGCAAAGATTTGGCGCGGTGGTAAATATCGCTTCTATCATCGGCGAGAGAGGCAATGCTGGACAGACAAACTACGCCGCTAGCAAGGGCGGAATGATAGCAATGAGCAAGAGCTTTGCCTATGAGGGTGCGCCTAGAAATGTCCGATTTAACTGCGTAACTCCGGGGTTTATCGCCACAGATATGACAGAATCTCTAAGTGAGGAAGTCAAAGAGGGCTACAAAAAAAACATTCCTCTTGCTAGATTTGGGCAAAGCAGCGAAGTAGCTGAAGCAGTAGCATTTCTGCTAAGTGATAGTGCAAGCTATATCACAGGCGAAGTGCTAAAGGTAAATGGTGGTTTATATATGTAA